Proteins encoded within one genomic window of Jiangella mangrovi:
- the pgeF gene encoding peptidoglycan editing factor PgeF, which produces MLRDTSAAGSVRFAFTDRHDGVSSAPYDALNLGGHVGDDPAAVERNRELLATAIGLPRDAVNYMNQVHGNAVAVVDGPWTGPAPEVDALVTTQPGRALAVLVADCVPVLLADPEAGVVAVAHAGRPGLAAGVVPAVISAMRDLGARKLVARVGPAVCGRCYEVPEAMRAEVAAVVPESWAVTRQGTPALDVPAGVVAQLRTAGAAVEASATCTIEDPHSYSYRRDGVTGRFAGVAWMSQA; this is translated from the coding sequence ATGCTCCGCGACACCAGTGCGGCCGGTTCGGTCCGGTTCGCCTTCACCGATCGGCACGACGGGGTCAGCTCGGCGCCGTACGACGCGCTCAACCTCGGCGGCCACGTCGGCGACGACCCCGCCGCCGTCGAGCGGAACCGTGAGCTGCTGGCGACGGCGATCGGCCTGCCCCGCGACGCCGTGAACTACATGAACCAGGTGCACGGCAACGCGGTCGCCGTCGTCGACGGGCCCTGGACCGGCCCCGCGCCCGAGGTTGACGCGCTCGTCACGACCCAGCCCGGCCGGGCACTCGCCGTCCTCGTCGCCGACTGCGTCCCCGTCCTGCTCGCCGACCCGGAGGCGGGAGTCGTCGCTGTCGCCCATGCGGGCCGGCCCGGGCTCGCGGCCGGCGTGGTCCCTGCGGTCATCTCGGCCATGCGCGACCTCGGCGCCCGCAAGCTGGTCGCCCGCGTGGGCCCGGCCGTGTGCGGCCGCTGCTACGAGGTCCCCGAGGCGATGCGGGCCGAGGTCGCCGCCGTCGTCCCGGAGTCGTGGGCGGTCACCCGGCAGGGCACGCCGGCCCTCGACGTCCCCGCCGGCGTCGTCGCGCAGCTCCGTACCGCGGGCGCTGCCGTCGAGGCCTCCGCGACCTGCACCATCGAGGACCCGCACAGCTACTCCTACCGCCGCGACGGCGTCACCGGCCGGTTCGCCGGGGTGGCGTGGATGAGTCAGGCGTGA
- a CDS encoding cell division protein FtsQ/DivIB, with amino-acid sequence MSVASRSPSAQLFAARARRQRLRRLLGVLLVLVGVGAVSALAWLVGWSSVLSVKSVSVEGVPSSQSDEVLSLAEVPMGTPLARVDTDAIRDRVAELPEAAAVDVTRSWPTTLTIEVTPREPVAAVSADGSWWNVDETGALFGAADARPDGLPVLTAPGGDDSSEVDEAVRAAGVTVLTGLPSSLYELVETVEARSEADVRLGLADGATVRWGTADDLDRKAEVLLALIAAQDEPPSAYDVTAPDHPAVDP; translated from the coding sequence ATGAGCGTCGCGTCGCGGTCGCCCAGCGCCCAGCTCTTCGCGGCCAGGGCGCGGCGGCAGCGGCTGCGGCGCCTGCTCGGCGTGCTGCTCGTGCTGGTCGGCGTGGGTGCGGTGTCCGCGCTGGCGTGGCTGGTGGGCTGGTCGAGTGTGCTCTCCGTGAAGTCCGTGTCGGTCGAGGGCGTGCCGTCGTCGCAGTCGGACGAGGTGCTGTCGCTGGCCGAGGTGCCCATGGGCACGCCGCTGGCGCGGGTCGACACCGACGCCATCCGCGATCGGGTCGCCGAGCTGCCCGAGGCGGCCGCCGTCGACGTCACCCGCTCCTGGCCGACGACGCTGACCATCGAGGTCACGCCGCGCGAGCCGGTGGCCGCCGTATCGGCCGACGGGTCGTGGTGGAACGTCGACGAGACCGGCGCCCTGTTCGGCGCCGCGGACGCCCGCCCGGACGGGCTGCCCGTGCTCACCGCACCCGGAGGCGACGACTCCTCCGAGGTCGACGAGGCTGTCCGCGCCGCCGGCGTCACCGTCCTGACCGGGCTGCCGTCGTCGCTGTACGAGCTGGTCGAGACCGTCGAGGCGCGCTCCGAGGCCGACGTCAGGCTCGGCCTCGCTGACGGCGCCACCGTCCGCTGGGGCACCGCCGACGACCTCGATCGCAAGGCCGAGGTCCTGCTCGCGCTGATCGCCGCCCAGGACGAGCCGCCGTCCGCTTACGACGTCACGGCGCCCGACCACCCGGCCGTCGACCCGTAA
- the ftsZ gene encoding cell division protein FtsZ — MTAPQNYLAVIKVVGIGGGGVNAVNRMIEVGLKGVEFIAINTDAQALLMSDADVKLDVGREATRGLGAGANPDVGRKAAEDHAEEIEEVLKGADMVFVTAGEGGGTGTGGAPVVARIARSLGALTIGVVTRPFMFEGRRRAMQAEAGIEALREEVDTLIVIPNDRLLSISDRQVSVLDAFKSADQVLLSGVQGITDLITTPGLINLDFADVKSVMSNAGSALMGIGSARGEDRAVAAAEMAISSPLLEASIDGAHGVLLSVSGGSDLGLFEINEAANLVAQAAHDDANIIFGAVIDDALGDEVRVTVIAAGFDGGAPVRRELGTVKKAEAAAAIGSVATATPAAAAKPGDQGDTGGDDGDGAPAAPPAPPREQRRIVPATPSDDLDVPDFLK, encoded by the coding sequence GTGACTGCTCCGCAGAACTACCTCGCGGTGATCAAAGTCGTCGGCATCGGCGGCGGCGGAGTCAACGCGGTCAACCGCATGATCGAAGTCGGCCTCAAGGGCGTCGAGTTCATCGCGATCAACACCGACGCGCAGGCGCTGCTCATGAGCGACGCCGACGTGAAGCTCGACGTCGGCCGCGAGGCGACCCGGGGCCTGGGTGCCGGCGCCAACCCCGACGTCGGCCGCAAGGCCGCCGAGGACCACGCCGAAGAGATCGAAGAGGTGCTCAAGGGCGCCGACATGGTCTTCGTCACGGCGGGCGAGGGCGGCGGCACCGGCACCGGCGGCGCGCCCGTCGTCGCGCGCATCGCCCGGTCGCTGGGCGCCCTGACCATCGGTGTCGTGACGCGCCCGTTCATGTTCGAGGGCCGGCGGCGGGCCATGCAGGCCGAGGCGGGCATCGAGGCGCTGCGCGAAGAGGTCGACACCCTCATCGTCATCCCGAACGACCGGCTGCTGTCCATCAGCGACCGCCAGGTCAGCGTGCTCGACGCGTTCAAGAGCGCCGACCAGGTGCTGCTGTCCGGTGTCCAGGGCATCACCGACCTCATCACCACGCCCGGCCTGATCAACCTCGACTTCGCCGACGTGAAGTCGGTCATGAGCAACGCCGGCTCGGCGCTCATGGGGATAGGGTCCGCGCGCGGCGAGGACCGCGCGGTCGCGGCGGCCGAGATGGCGATATCGAGCCCGCTGCTCGAGGCCTCCATCGACGGCGCGCACGGCGTGCTGCTGTCGGTGTCCGGCGGCTCCGACCTCGGGCTCTTCGAGATCAACGAGGCGGCCAACCTGGTCGCGCAGGCGGCGCACGACGACGCCAACATCATCTTCGGTGCGGTCATCGACGACGCGCTCGGCGACGAGGTCCGGGTCACCGTCATCGCGGCCGGGTTCGACGGGGGCGCGCCGGTCCGCCGCGAGCTCGGCACGGTCAAGAAGGCCGAGGCGGCGGCTGCCATCGGCTCGGTCGCGACGGCCACTCCGGCGGCCGCCGCGAAGCCGGGCGACCAGGGGGACACGGGCGGCGACGACGGTGACGGCGCACCCGCCGCGCCGCCCGCCCCACCCCGTGAACAGCGTCGGATCGTCCCGGCCACGCCCAGTGACGACCTGGACGTGCCCGATTTCTTGAAGTAG
- a CDS encoding cell division protein SepF, whose amino-acid sequence MAGAMRKVAVYLGLVEDRDRYDDEYDEDAYADEYDDAVEEYEEPAEEPRRERERAPEREHTATVASLADRRPVAAVRKAPAMREARITTLHPRTYNEARTLGEHFRDGTPVIMNLTEMDEADAKRLVDFAAGLIFGLRGSIDRVTAKVFLLTPADVSVTAEDKARMVSGGFFNQS is encoded by the coding sequence ATGGCCGGCGCAATGCGCAAGGTTGCGGTCTACCTCGGCCTCGTGGAGGACCGAGACCGCTACGACGACGAGTACGACGAGGACGCGTACGCGGACGAGTACGACGACGCCGTCGAGGAGTACGAGGAGCCCGCCGAGGAGCCGCGTCGCGAGCGGGAGCGAGCGCCCGAGCGCGAGCACACGGCGACGGTGGCCTCGCTCGCCGACCGCCGGCCCGTCGCGGCCGTACGAAAGGCACCAGCCATGCGTGAGGCGCGCATCACGACGCTGCACCCGCGGACCTACAACGAGGCCCGCACGCTCGGCGAGCACTTCCGCGACGGCACGCCGGTGATCATGAACCTCACCGAGATGGACGAGGCCGACGCCAAGCGGCTGGTCGACTTCGCGGCGGGCCTGATCTTCGGCCTGCGCGGCAGCATCGACCGGGTGACGGCGAAGGTGTTCCTGCTCACACCCGCCGACGTCTCGGTGACCGCCGAGGACAAGGCACGCATGGTCAGCGGCGGGTTCTTCAACCAGAGCTGA
- a CDS encoding HNH endonuclease signature motif containing protein: MFEFAAPPEAPPDFGPADADCWAEPCDDATRVLLDELAASYAAAPAAGVLPFGVEDLPPGAELAGVLAGLPERRRSSATVDVYDVVEEVAAWERQVAWAEAGRAKALAELAARVELRPAETGYRSVNPITNTAVVVAGRCQLTAKQAEGLVGPAVQLLRDFPDTWAAWWAGLIDWRRVRAILDELGGQDPDVRRRVEAAVLPRAPQLDSVALRKLIRQLLHELAPVSAAQRHQVARDSRYVMVTPASDGMAHLEARLPAEDAAALNTALNAAAADLKRADIAAGGPVRSKDQRRADALAEIGWAALTACADGATGHAMFGHSAATTPDHAGTAGQSAAAGSTTAAASGSGTGRATSAGSTTGSTGATGTRAPKRRARPVSVQVTIPFGSLVGLSDEPGELEGYGHITAQVARTLAEEGVWTWLKTDPGTGHLLDMGRTRYRPSKALADFITARDRTCRMPGCHRPARGCDIDHIKEFAAGGTTCAANCHTLCETHHLLKHRGRWRVTRLPDGTTRWTSPTGHTFTRPLERIGPVSGAGPPR; the protein is encoded by the coding sequence ATGTTCGAATTCGCCGCTCCGCCTGAGGCTCCGCCCGACTTCGGTCCTGCGGATGCTGACTGCTGGGCGGAGCCGTGCGACGACGCCACGCGCGTCCTGCTGGACGAGTTGGCTGCCTCGTACGCGGCCGCGCCCGCGGCGGGAGTGCTGCCGTTCGGGGTCGAGGACCTGCCGCCGGGCGCGGAGTTGGCTGGTGTGCTCGCCGGTCTGCCGGAACGACGCCGATCGTCGGCAACGGTGGATGTGTACGACGTGGTCGAGGAGGTCGCCGCATGGGAGCGGCAGGTCGCCTGGGCCGAGGCCGGTCGGGCGAAGGCGTTGGCCGAGCTGGCGGCGCGGGTCGAGCTGCGCCCGGCCGAGACGGGCTACCGGTCGGTCAACCCCATCACCAACACGGCGGTGGTGGTGGCGGGGCGGTGTCAGCTGACGGCCAAGCAGGCCGAGGGCCTGGTCGGACCCGCGGTGCAACTCCTGCGTGACTTCCCGGACACGTGGGCGGCGTGGTGGGCCGGGTTGATCGACTGGCGGCGGGTCCGCGCCATCCTGGACGAGCTCGGCGGGCAGGACCCGGACGTGCGGCGGCGGGTCGAGGCGGCCGTACTGCCGCGGGCGCCGCAGCTGGACTCCGTCGCGCTGCGGAAGCTGATCCGGCAGTTGCTGCACGAGCTCGCGCCGGTGTCGGCGGCGCAGCGCCATCAGGTCGCCCGCGACTCCCGCTATGTCATGGTGACCCCGGCGTCGGATGGGATGGCTCACCTGGAGGCGCGGTTGCCAGCCGAGGACGCCGCCGCCCTGAACACCGCCCTGAACGCCGCCGCCGCGGACTTGAAGCGCGCCGACATCGCGGCGGGCGGGCCGGTCAGATCGAAGGACCAGCGCCGCGCCGACGCGCTCGCCGAGATCGGCTGGGCCGCCCTGACGGCGTGCGCCGACGGCGCCACCGGCCACGCGATGTTCGGCCATTCCGCCGCCACCACGCCCGACCACGCCGGCACGGCTGGTCAGTCCGCGGCTGCCGGCTCGACCACGGCCGCTGCGTCCGGCTCCGGCACTGGCCGTGCCACGTCTGCCGGCTCGACCACCGGCTCGACCGGTGCAACGGGCACCCGGGCACCGAAGCGGCGGGCGCGGCCGGTGAGCGTGCAGGTCACCATCCCGTTCGGGTCCCTCGTCGGGTTGAGTGATGAGCCGGGTGAGCTCGAGGGGTACGGGCACATCACCGCCCAAGTGGCGCGCACCCTGGCCGAAGAAGGGGTGTGGACGTGGTTGAAGACCGACCCGGGCACCGGGCACCTGCTCGACATGGGCCGCACCCGGTACCGGCCGTCCAAGGCGCTCGCGGACTTCATCACCGCCCGCGACCGGACCTGCCGGATGCCCGGCTGCCACCGTCCCGCCCGCGGCTGCGACATCGACCACATCAAGGAGTTCGCCGCCGGCGGGACCACCTGCGCCGCGAACTGCCACACACTGTGCGAGACGCATCACCTGCTCAAACACCGCGGGCGCTGGCGAGTGACCCGGCTACCTGACGGAACCACTCGATGGACCAGCCCCACCGGGCACACCTTCACCCGACCACTCGAGCGGATCGGCCCCGTCAGCGGAGCCGGCCCGCCCAGGTGA
- a CDS encoding DivIVA domain-containing protein has protein sequence MPLTPEDVQNKEFTTVRLREGYDMQEVDEFLDEVEAELARMQRENDELRDKLSAVTRGGGLAASAEPIQAPRQPEAPKAPEAPPSAAAAVPVGVQPSDAAAKVLALAQKTADELVADSKAEADRLMNDARTRAEKLDSETKAKSAKIEQDARQRADAIEQEVQKRRSQVFGKLETDRADLERELETLRAFEREYRSRLKSYLERELRKLETGGVDEADTGVGQVPAAAAGGGGAPQQSGPSGNNAQTAPSGGSLRSVASLLDDEQR, from the coding sequence ATGCCACTGACGCCCGAGGACGTCCAGAACAAAGAGTTCACGACGGTCCGCCTGCGCGAGGGTTACGACATGCAGGAGGTCGACGAGTTCCTGGACGAGGTCGAGGCCGAGCTCGCGCGCATGCAGCGGGAGAACGACGAGCTGCGCGACAAGCTCTCCGCCGTGACCCGTGGCGGCGGACTCGCCGCGTCGGCCGAGCCCATCCAGGCTCCGCGCCAGCCCGAAGCGCCCAAGGCGCCCGAGGCTCCGCCGTCGGCCGCCGCTGCCGTGCCCGTGGGGGTGCAGCCCAGCGACGCCGCGGCCAAGGTGCTCGCCCTGGCCCAGAAGACGGCCGACGAGCTCGTCGCCGACTCCAAGGCCGAGGCCGACCGCCTCATGAACGACGCGCGCACCCGTGCCGAGAAGCTCGACTCCGAGACGAAGGCCAAGTCCGCGAAGATCGAGCAGGACGCCCGGCAGCGGGCCGACGCGATCGAGCAGGAAGTGCAGAAGCGCCGCTCCCAGGTCTTCGGCAAGCTCGAGACCGACCGCGCCGACCTCGAGCGCGAGCTCGAGACCCTGCGCGCCTTCGAGCGCGAGTACCGCAGCCGGCTCAAGTCCTACCTCGAGCGCGAGCTCCGCAAGCTCGAGACCGGCGGCGTCGACGAGGCCGACACCGGCGTGGGGCAGGTCCCCGCGGCGGCAGCGGGTGGCGGCGGTGCGCCGCAGCAGTCCGGTCCGAGCGGCAACAACGCTCAGACCGCGCCGTCCGGCGGTTCGCTCCGCTCGGTCGCCAGCCTCCTCGACGACGAGCAGCGCTGA
- the murG gene encoding undecaprenyldiphospho-muramoylpentapeptide beta-N-acetylglucosaminyltransferase, translating to MKVVLAGGGTAGHIEPALATADAVLRADPGAQVTLLGTERGLETRLVPERGYELALIPPVPLPRRPSPDLLRLPMRVRTAVRQTTDLLRAKQAEVLVGFGGYVALPAYLAARRAGVPIVVHEANAKPGLANRVGARFTTFVGVATPAIELPHAQHVGIPLRRSIALLDRAASRAEARAFFGLDPDLPTLLVFGGSQGARRINDAVAGSLDQLLEADFQVLHAVGPANAEAAAAATRPGYVPVPYVDRMDLAYAAADLAVCRAGAITCAELSAVGLPAVYVPLPHGNGEQRFNALPTVTAGGGVLVADGELTPLRLIAEAAPLLGDQARLDAMGAAAVTLGRRDADDRLVDMVRRAAAQKSVGG from the coding sequence GTGAAGGTCGTCCTGGCCGGCGGCGGGACCGCCGGGCACATCGAGCCTGCCCTCGCGACCGCCGATGCCGTGCTCCGCGCCGACCCCGGCGCGCAGGTCACGCTGCTCGGCACCGAGCGCGGGCTCGAGACCCGCCTGGTCCCGGAGCGCGGCTACGAGCTGGCGCTGATCCCGCCCGTCCCGCTGCCGCGCCGGCCCTCGCCGGACCTGCTCCGGCTGCCGATGCGGGTGCGCACCGCCGTCCGCCAGACCACCGACCTGCTCCGCGCGAAGCAGGCCGAGGTGCTGGTCGGCTTCGGCGGCTACGTCGCGCTGCCGGCGTACCTGGCCGCGCGCCGGGCCGGCGTGCCGATCGTCGTGCACGAGGCGAACGCCAAGCCGGGCCTGGCCAACCGCGTCGGCGCCCGCTTCACGACGTTCGTCGGCGTCGCGACACCGGCCATCGAGCTGCCGCACGCCCAGCACGTCGGCATCCCGCTGCGCCGCTCGATCGCCCTGCTGGACCGTGCCGCGTCGCGGGCCGAGGCCCGTGCCTTCTTCGGCCTCGACCCCGACTTGCCCACGCTGCTCGTCTTCGGCGGCAGCCAGGGTGCGCGGCGCATCAACGACGCGGTCGCCGGGTCGCTGGACCAGCTGCTCGAGGCCGACTTCCAGGTGCTGCACGCCGTCGGGCCGGCGAACGCCGAGGCCGCGGCGGCCGCGACCCGCCCCGGGTACGTCCCCGTGCCCTACGTCGACCGCATGGACCTCGCCTACGCCGCCGCCGACCTCGCCGTCTGCCGGGCCGGAGCCATCACCTGCGCCGAGCTGTCCGCCGTCGGGCTGCCCGCCGTCTACGTCCCCCTTCCGCACGGCAACGGTGAGCAGCGCTTCAACGCCCTGCCGACCGTCACCGCGGGCGGCGGGGTGCTGGTCGCGGACGGCGAGCTGACGCCGTTGCGGCTCATCGCCGAGGCGGCTCCGCTCCTGGGTGACCAGGCTCGATTGGACGCGATGGGTGCCGCAGCGGTTACTCTCGGTCGTCGCGACGCCGACGATCGTCTGGTGGACATGGTCCGGCGCGCGGCCGCACAGAAGAGCGTCGGAGGTTGA
- the murC gene encoding UDP-N-acetylmuramate--L-alanine ligase, producing the protein MIVSPPERTVPAEKLGRVHFVGIGGAGMSGIARILLARGVPVSGSDAKDSGGLAGLRALGAEVHVGHDAANVGLAETVVVSTAIRENNPEVVEARARGVQILPRAAALASVMAGRRAIAVAGTHGKTTTTSMTTVALQHCGADPSFAIGGNLNESGANAHDGSGDIFVAEADESDASFLAYDPEVAIVTNVEADHLDFYGTAEAYVAAFDAFVDCVTGFLVVCADDPGSRALGERAAARGVVVHTFGESRGSDVRVTALDIAGPGASFELVARGRRQERIQLQLPGRHNALNAAGAFTAALGMGFAAGDVLDGLAGYTGTRRRFELKGVAGGVRVYDEYSHHPTEVAAALAAARGVAGPGRVIVVFQPHLFSRTRIFAEEFGVALGAADEVIVMDVYAAREDPEPGVTGALVAANVPLPPSQVVFEQSWSAVPELAASRAEPGDILLTVGAGDVTLIGPEVLDVLAARSR; encoded by the coding sequence GTGATCGTCTCGCCACCGGAGCGGACCGTGCCCGCGGAGAAGCTGGGCCGGGTCCACTTCGTCGGCATCGGCGGTGCCGGCATGAGCGGCATCGCCCGCATCCTGCTCGCCCGCGGCGTCCCGGTGTCCGGCAGCGACGCCAAGGACTCCGGCGGCCTCGCCGGCCTGCGCGCGCTCGGAGCCGAGGTGCACGTCGGCCACGACGCCGCGAACGTCGGACTGGCCGAGACCGTCGTCGTCTCGACCGCGATCCGGGAGAACAACCCCGAGGTCGTCGAGGCGCGTGCGCGTGGGGTGCAGATCCTGCCCCGGGCCGCCGCGCTGGCCTCCGTCATGGCCGGGCGGCGCGCGATCGCCGTCGCCGGCACCCACGGCAAGACCACCACGACGTCGATGACCACCGTCGCCCTGCAGCACTGCGGCGCCGACCCGTCGTTCGCCATCGGCGGCAACCTCAACGAGTCCGGCGCCAACGCCCACGACGGCAGCGGCGACATCTTCGTCGCCGAGGCCGACGAGAGCGACGCGTCGTTCCTCGCCTACGACCCCGAGGTCGCCATCGTCACCAACGTCGAGGCCGACCACCTCGACTTCTACGGCACCGCCGAGGCCTACGTCGCCGCCTTCGACGCGTTCGTCGACTGCGTCACCGGCTTCCTCGTCGTCTGCGCCGACGACCCCGGCTCGCGTGCGCTGGGGGAGCGGGCGGCCGCGCGCGGGGTCGTGGTGCACACGTTCGGCGAGTCGCGCGGCTCCGACGTCCGCGTGACCGCGCTCGACATCGCCGGCCCGGGCGCCTCGTTCGAGCTGGTCGCGCGCGGCCGCCGGCAGGAGCGGATCCAGCTTCAGTTGCCCGGCCGGCACAACGCGCTCAACGCCGCCGGCGCCTTCACCGCCGCGCTCGGCATGGGCTTCGCGGCCGGCGACGTGCTCGATGGCCTGGCGGGCTACACCGGCACCCGGCGCCGGTTCGAGCTCAAGGGCGTGGCCGGCGGCGTCCGCGTGTACGACGAGTACTCGCACCACCCCACCGAGGTCGCCGCCGCCCTGGCCGCCGCCCGCGGGGTCGCCGGACCCGGCCGCGTGATCGTCGTGTTCCAGCCGCACCTGTTCAGCCGCACCCGCATCTTCGCCGAGGAGTTCGGCGTCGCCCTGGGCGCGGCCGACGAGGTCATCGTCATGGACGTCTACGCCGCCCGCGAGGACCCCGAGCCCGGTGTCACCGGCGCGCTGGTGGCCGCGAACGTGCCGCTGCCGCCGTCGCAGGTGGTGTTCGAGCAGTCGTGGTCGGCCGTGCCGGAGTTGGCGGCGTCGCGTGCCGAGCCCGGCGACATCCTGCTGACCGTCGGCGCCGGCGACGTCACGCTCATCGGTCCCGAGGTGCTGGACGTGCTGGCGGCCAGGTCGCGATGA
- the ftsW gene encoding putative lipid II flippase FtsW, protein MSTVDQEAPAASERPMRTAASESLRRLLQRPLASYYLVLGSAGLLLVLGLIMVFSASSVTSRLQFGYPYYFFARQVAWVVVALPLAWVASRMPARLLRRFGLPMLVVAAMLLALTFVPGLGVTRGGNTNWLDFGGPFLIQPSEPAKLALIIWGAGVFAMKGRLLTQWKHLMIPFVPVSGAVVALTIGQHDLGTALVLMAIVLTLLWVVGVPTWLFGLALGVVGVVGAYFVTASENRMSRVVSFLDPFSDFSGTGYQAANSIYAFATGGWWGSGLGASRLKWGQLPEAHTDFIFSILGEELGLPGALMVLGLFFLLGFAGIRIAMRTTDTFTRLAAAGITGWLIVQAIINLGSVLVVFPVIGVPLPLVSYGGASMVVAIVAVGILMALAKEEPGAREALAARKQARRERRQSRRIRG, encoded by the coding sequence GTGAGCACGGTTGATCAGGAGGCGCCGGCCGCTTCCGAGCGGCCGATGCGGACAGCGGCGTCCGAGTCGCTGCGCCGGCTGCTGCAGCGGCCGCTGGCGTCGTACTACCTCGTGCTCGGCTCGGCCGGGTTGCTGCTGGTCCTCGGCCTGATCATGGTGTTCTCGGCGTCCAGCGTGACGTCGCGGCTGCAGTTCGGCTACCCGTACTACTTCTTCGCCCGGCAGGTCGCCTGGGTCGTGGTCGCGCTGCCGCTGGCCTGGGTGGCGTCGCGGATGCCGGCCCGGCTGCTCCGGCGCTTCGGGCTGCCCATGCTCGTGGTGGCGGCCATGCTGCTGGCGCTGACGTTCGTGCCCGGGCTCGGCGTCACCCGCGGTGGCAACACGAACTGGCTGGACTTCGGCGGGCCGTTCCTCATCCAGCCGTCCGAGCCGGCCAAGCTGGCGCTGATCATCTGGGGCGCCGGCGTCTTCGCCATGAAGGGCCGGCTGCTGACGCAGTGGAAGCACCTGATGATCCCGTTCGTACCGGTGTCGGGCGCCGTGGTCGCGCTGACGATCGGCCAGCACGACCTCGGCACGGCGCTCGTGCTCATGGCGATCGTGCTGACGCTGCTGTGGGTCGTGGGCGTGCCGACGTGGCTGTTCGGGCTGGCGCTCGGTGTGGTGGGTGTGGTGGGCGCGTACTTCGTGACGGCGTCGGAGAACCGCATGTCGCGCGTCGTCAGCTTCCTCGACCCGTTCTCCGACTTCTCCGGCACCGGGTACCAGGCGGCCAACTCGATCTACGCGTTCGCGACCGGCGGCTGGTGGGGGAGCGGGCTGGGGGCGAGCCGGCTCAAGTGGGGCCAGCTGCCCGAGGCCCACACCGACTTCATCTTCTCCATCCTCGGCGAGGAGCTGGGGCTGCCCGGCGCCCTCATGGTGCTCGGGCTGTTCTTCCTGCTCGGGTTCGCCGGCATCCGCATCGCCATGCGCACCACCGACACCTTCACCCGGCTGGCGGCGGCCGGCATCACGGGCTGGCTGATCGTCCAGGCGATCATCAATCTGGGCAGTGTCCTGGTCGTGTTCCCGGTCATCGGCGTGCCGCTGCCGCTGGTGTCGTACGGTGGCGCTTCCATGGTCGTCGCCATCGTCGCCGTCGGCATCCTGATGGCACTGGCCAAGGAGGAGCCGGGCGCCCGCGAGGCGCTGGCGGCCCGCAAGCAGGCGCGACGCGAGCGTCGCCAGTCGAGGAGGATCCGCGGGTGA
- the yidC gene encoding membrane protein insertase YidC, whose translation MLSLLDAPALAVSDLVLALSSAAEPLAGDASTAVAVLLVVVLVRLLLLPLSLRAARAGRTRLALRPAELRLRERFRRDPVRLRRELAALHHSHGTSPFAGLGASLTQVPFFMVLYRLFSAPTLHGSANALFTHTLFGVPLSDSWVAALGAGVVPASLIVFGTVLMLLVVVAWCSSRLARQQATTEVEVMMARTMRVLPYGTVLVAAFVPLAAALYLLFSGAWTTTERWLLSRNGPLPATA comes from the coding sequence GTGCTCTCTCTGCTCGACGCGCCTGCCCTGGCCGTCTCCGATCTGGTCCTCGCCCTCTCCTCCGCTGCGGAGCCGCTCGCCGGTGACGCCTCGACGGCAGTCGCCGTCCTGCTCGTCGTCGTCCTCGTGCGGTTGCTGCTGTTGCCGCTGAGCCTGCGCGCCGCCCGCGCCGGCCGGACGCGGCTGGCCCTGCGGCCCGCCGAACTGCGGCTGCGCGAACGCTTCCGCCGCGATCCCGTCCGGCTGCGCCGCGAACTGGCCGCCTTGCACCACTCGCACGGCACGTCGCCGTTCGCCGGCCTGGGCGCGTCGCTGACCCAGGTGCCGTTCTTCATGGTCCTGTACCGCTTGTTCTCCGCTCCGACGCTGCACGGCAGCGCGAACGCCCTGTTCACGCACACCCTGTTCGGGGTGCCGCTCAGCGACAGCTGGGTCGCGGCGCTCGGTGCCGGCGTGGTTCCGGCCTCGCTGATCGTCTTCGGCACGGTGCTGATGCTGCTGGTCGTGGTCGCGTGGTGCTCGTCGCGCCTGGCCCGGCAGCAGGCGACGACCGAGGTCGAGGTCATGATGGCCCGGACGATGCGCGTCCTCCCCTACGGCACCGTCCTGGTCGCCGCGTTCGTGCCGCTCGCCGCCGCCCTCTACCTGCTGTTCTCGGGCGCCTGGACCACGACCGAGCGCTGGCTGCTCAGCCGTAACGGTCCTCTGCCCGCGACCGCCTGA
- a CDS encoding YggT family protein — protein MSQILSAVLWLFFIALLIRLVVDWIQVFAREWQPKGLVLVVLEAIYTVTDPPLRAIRRVLPPLRIGSVALDLAFIVLIILVQILLVVVGSLG, from the coding sequence GTGAGTCAGATTCTCTCCGCGGTGTTGTGGCTGTTCTTCATCGCTCTGCTGATCCGGCTCGTGGTCGACTGGATTCAGGTCTTCGCGCGCGAGTGGCAGCCCAAGGGGCTGGTGCTCGTGGTGCTGGAGGCCATTTACACAGTGACCGATCCGCCATTGCGGGCGATCCGTCGGGTCCTTCCGCCACTGCGGATCGGCTCGGTCGCCCTCGACCTGGCGTTCATCGTGCTGATCATCCTGGTCCAGATTCTGCTTGTAGTTGTCGGATCCCTAGGATGA